A stretch of the Bacillus mesophilus genome encodes the following:
- a CDS encoding CPBP family intramembrane glutamic endopeptidase translates to MGAKLSPGMRIFVTSFATILAMVVVAGSMMLLGLFDDMIESRLITFVVNLFVAIINISLISYLMKKLDHVHIKEMGFRVERKDLFFVLTAFIVTLTLILSYVGVLIHHNFISGTFNISLLKELNFYLLFLVACIGWIFAASHEEVLTRGYFMKNLSHRKILSMLLISPLLFTIIHIPFRGLNPAMLLTWFFGGISYSYLYLKSGSLSVTTLVHAIHNITNDLAFYNLPNFSLFSLAENLTSHYKGYYELLLCISIIFLTFIFYGKNGFFTPAHNLSNFWEKHKNEVKVEQVNKNSVTP, encoded by the coding sequence ATGGGGGCAAAGTTAAGTCCTGGAATGCGAATTTTTGTCACATCTTTCGCTACGATTTTAGCGATGGTTGTAGTGGCTGGAAGCATGATGTTGTTAGGGTTATTTGATGATATGATTGAAAGTAGACTCATAACTTTCGTGGTTAATTTGTTCGTAGCAATAATCAATATTAGTTTAATTTCTTATCTCATGAAAAAGTTAGATCATGTTCACATAAAGGAAATGGGCTTTAGGGTTGAACGAAAGGATTTGTTTTTTGTTTTAACAGCTTTTATCGTGACTTTAACTTTAATCCTGAGTTATGTCGGAGTTCTCATTCATCATAATTTTATTAGTGGAACCTTTAACATCAGTTTATTAAAAGAATTAAATTTCTATCTATTATTTTTGGTTGCTTGTATTGGATGGATTTTTGCTGCATCACATGAGGAGGTCCTTACCAGAGGATATTTTATGAAGAACCTTTCTCATCGGAAGATTCTTTCTATGTTGTTGATCTCTCCATTGTTATTTACAATCATACATATTCCGTTTAGAGGCTTGAATCCAGCTATGCTGTTAACCTGGTTTTTTGGTGGGATATCTTATTCTTATTTGTATTTAAAATCAGGAAGCTTATCAGTTACCACCTTAGTACATGCGATTCACAATATTACCAATGATCTAGCTTTCTATAACCTTCCTAATTTTTCCTTGTTTAGCCTGGCAGAAAACTTAACAAGCCATTACAAAGGATATTATGAATTGTTGCTATGTATTTCTATCATTTTCCTAACTTTTATCTTTTACGGGAAAAATGGTTTCTTTACACCTGCACATAACTTGAGTAATTTCTGGGAGAAACATAAAAATGAGGTTAAAGTTGAACAAGTGAACAAGAATAGTGTGACACCATAA
- a CDS encoding metal-dependent hydrolase family protein, producing the protein MSVTVIKNGRLVDGNGGESIVNGALAFEGEKIIFVGREEDLPRFDGETTVLDANGGTILPGFIDTHVHMMLEYEPVEQRLATPFSYNFYKSINYMKNTINAGITSVRDCGGTDAGVKQAVENGLIVGPRIQISVTALTTTGGHGDSWTASGQTVKLLLDEYPGMPNGICDGVESVRKTVREVLRAGADVIKVHSTGGVLSPTDHPEFTQFTIEELKVMVEEAKFRRGIKVMAHAQGAEGIKNAIKAGIHSIEHGIYLDDECIELMLENGTYLVPTLLAPVSVLELAEKAGMPDWGVKKAKEAIEAHKVNMAKAYKAGVKIAMGTDAGVMAHGTNLRELALMTDIGMTPMEAIVSTTKVAAECMGWEDRIGTLEVGKLADIVICSTNPLTDIRSLEDNDNIKVVIQGGKVLKETALPVKATV; encoded by the coding sequence ATGTCAGTTACAGTGATTAAGAATGGGAGATTAGTAGATGGAAATGGCGGAGAGTCGATCGTAAATGGTGCTCTTGCTTTTGAAGGTGAAAAGATTATATTTGTGGGTCGAGAAGAAGACTTACCGAGATTTGATGGAGAGACTACTGTTTTAGATGCAAATGGGGGCACGATTTTACCTGGATTCATTGATACTCATGTTCATATGATGCTAGAGTATGAGCCAGTAGAACAAAGATTAGCGACTCCTTTTTCATATAATTTTTATAAATCGATTAACTACATGAAAAATACAATAAATGCAGGAATCACCTCTGTAAGAGACTGTGGTGGTACGGACGCAGGTGTAAAGCAAGCTGTTGAAAACGGATTAATTGTTGGTCCACGTATTCAAATTAGTGTAACGGCGTTAACCACAACAGGGGGGCACGGAGATTCTTGGACAGCGTCAGGGCAAACGGTGAAACTTCTTTTGGATGAGTACCCTGGAATGCCGAACGGAATATGCGACGGTGTAGAGAGTGTCCGTAAAACAGTAAGGGAAGTACTTCGTGCTGGTGCAGATGTTATTAAAGTACATAGTACAGGAGGGGTCTTAAGTCCAACTGATCACCCAGAATTTACTCAGTTTACAATTGAGGAATTAAAGGTAATGGTCGAAGAAGCTAAATTCCGTCGCGGAATCAAGGTAATGGCTCATGCACAAGGAGCAGAGGGAATTAAAAATGCGATTAAAGCAGGAATTCATTCGATCGAGCATGGTATTTATCTAGATGATGAGTGTATTGAACTAATGCTAGAAAATGGTACTTATTTAGTTCCAACTCTGTTAGCTCCAGTTTCCGTATTAGAACTAGCTGAAAAAGCTGGAATGCCTGACTGGGGAGTGAAAAAGGCGAAAGAAGCAATAGAAGCGCATAAAGTGAATATGGCAAAAGCTTATAAAGCAGGTGTAAAGATTGCTATGGGAACAGATGCAGGCGTAATGGCTCATGGAACAAATTTAAGAGAGCTTGCCTTAATGACTGATATTGGCATGACTCCTATGGAAGCAATTGTATCCACAACAAAGGTTGCAGCTGAATGTATGGGCTGGGAGGATCGAATTGGTACTCTAGAGGTTGGAAAACTAGCAGATATTGTGATCTGTAGTACAAATCCTTTAACTGACATTCGTTCTTTAGAAGACAATGATAATATTAAAGTGGTTATACAAGGTGGAAAGGTCCTTAAGGAGACAGCCTTACCCGTAAAGGCTACCGTGTAA
- a CDS encoding amidohydrolase, translating into MSIISAIEQCIEEKKDLFTSVSDQIWDFAETRFEEYQSAELLCKVLEEEGFNVDRGVGGIATAFIASFGSGKPVIGILGEFDALSGLSQKKESNLKEALVPKGNGHGCGHNLYGASVLAAVISVKEYMLENGLEGTIRYYGCPGEEGGSGKTFMVREGLFDDVDCSLTWHPGNYTGMFASTTLANYQVYFKFTGTASHAANSPHLGRSALDAVELMNVGVNYLREHIIPEARIHYSIVNAGGLSPNVVQAEAEVLYLIRAPEISEVNAIFDRVFKIASGAALMTDTEVEVKFDKACSNYIPNNILGKVMQDSMEQFSLPQYEEGELTFAAQMMEKITEDDLRSTVAEAKRLYKVNISKNIREELFYQEVLPYHESNEIMFGSTDVGDVSWVTPTAQFWGPCFVFGTPFHSWQLVSQGATSIAHKGMLYAGKVLAKTAIELLWNPSLVDQAKQELVEKIDGTPYVSPVPAEVRPTPLKQG; encoded by the coding sequence GTGAGCATTATTTCAGCGATAGAACAATGCATTGAAGAGAAAAAAGATCTATTTACTTCGGTCAGCGATCAAATTTGGGATTTCGCAGAAACTAGATTTGAAGAGTATCAATCCGCCGAACTTCTTTGTAAAGTACTGGAGGAAGAGGGCTTCAATGTAGACCGGGGAGTTGGTGGAATAGCTACAGCGTTTATTGCGAGCTTCGGCTCAGGTAAACCTGTAATTGGAATACTTGGTGAGTTTGACGCACTTTCTGGCCTAAGTCAAAAGAAAGAAAGTAATCTAAAAGAAGCCTTAGTTCCAAAGGGTAATGGACATGGTTGTGGTCATAATCTTTATGGTGCTTCAGTCCTTGCGGCAGTTATTTCGGTAAAGGAGTATATGCTAGAGAATGGGCTTGAGGGAACCATTCGTTATTATGGTTGTCCTGGTGAAGAGGGTGGCTCAGGTAAAACCTTTATGGTGAGAGAAGGGCTATTTGATGACGTTGATTGTTCATTAACCTGGCATCCTGGTAATTATACCGGAATGTTTGCCTCCACTACACTAGCAAACTATCAGGTATATTTTAAGTTTACAGGTACTGCATCTCATGCTGCTAACTCTCCTCACTTAGGAAGAAGTGCTTTAGACGCTGTAGAGCTTATGAATGTAGGAGTAAATTACTTAAGAGAGCATATTATTCCGGAAGCTAGAATTCACTATTCAATAGTCAATGCAGGTGGCCTTTCCCCTAATGTTGTTCAGGCGGAGGCAGAGGTCCTCTATTTAATACGCGCTCCTGAAATCTCAGAGGTTAATGCCATTTTTGATAGAGTATTTAAGATTGCTAGCGGTGCAGCTCTTATGACAGACACAGAGGTTGAGGTTAAATTTGATAAGGCTTGTTCCAATTATATTCCCAACAACATTTTGGGAAAAGTGATGCAGGATAGCATGGAACAGTTTTCGTTGCCACAGTATGAAGAGGGTGAATTGACATTCGCTGCTCAAATGATGGAGAAAATAACAGAAGATGATTTACGTAGTACGGTAGCAGAAGCGAAAAGACTTTATAAAGTAAATATCTCTAAAAATATACGCGAAGAGTTATTTTATCAAGAAGTGCTACCTTATCATGAATCAAATGAAATTATGTTTGGGTCAACGGATGTTGGAGATGTTAGCTGGGTTACACCAACCGCTCAATTTTGGGGTCCTTGTTTTGTATTTGGTACACCATTCCACTCCTGGCAGTTAGTTTCTCAAGGGGCAACCTCGATTGCACATAAGGGGATGCTATATGCTGGAAAAGTGTTGGCTAAAACAGCAATAGAATTACTGTGGAATCCATCATTAGTGGATCAAGCAAAACAAGAATTAGTGGAAAAAATTGACGGAACCCCATATGTTTCACCTGTTCCGGCAGAGGTAAGACCCACACCATTGAAGCAGGGTTAA
- a CDS encoding alpha/beta fold hydrolase has product MFTTINDCEIYYEVHGKDDGKAIFFIHGAPGLGDCRADLHAFKSLGDQYKLVFLDMRGSGRSEDKPPYSHEQWTADIDELRKQLNLDKIMIHGGSYGGFLSLEYVLRYQDHVSHVLLRDTAANQDYHHLSTERALKANLPSVTEEVLDRLWKGETTSDEDLKEIFGALLPLYTVEQNPDQIQDRIDSIFYHYETHNYAFKVNQPNYNIQDQLKSINVPVLVSVGRHDWVTPVECSETIAKELTNSTLIIYENSGHSPHVEENEKYLENVRQFINGTSKEEVTQ; this is encoded by the coding sequence ATGTTCACTACTATTAATGATTGTGAAATTTATTATGAGGTACATGGAAAAGACGATGGTAAAGCGATTTTCTTTATCCATGGTGCTCCAGGCTTAGGCGATTGTCGGGCTGATCTCCATGCGTTTAAATCGCTTGGTGATCAATATAAATTAGTTTTTTTAGATATGAGAGGTTCAGGTAGATCTGAAGATAAACCGCCATATTCTCATGAACAATGGACTGCGGATATCGATGAATTAAGGAAACAATTAAATTTAGACAAAATCATGATTCATGGTGGTTCTTATGGAGGATTTTTATCCCTAGAATATGTACTCCGCTATCAAGACCATGTTTCTCACGTTTTACTAAGGGATACAGCGGCAAATCAGGATTATCATCACCTATCCACTGAACGAGCTTTAAAGGCTAATTTACCTAGTGTAACAGAAGAAGTGTTAGACCGACTTTGGAAAGGTGAAACTACCTCAGACGAAGACTTAAAAGAGATATTTGGTGCTTTATTGCCTCTATACACTGTCGAACAAAATCCAGATCAAATTCAAGATAGAATTGATTCCATTTTCTATCACTATGAGACGCATAACTACGCCTTTAAAGTTAATCAACCCAATTACAATATCCAAGATCAGTTAAAGTCTATTAACGTTCCTGTTCTCGTTTCTGTTGGAAGGCATGATTGGGTTACCCCTGTGGAATGCTCTGAAACAATAGCTAAGGAATTAACAAACTCAACACTTATTATCTATGAAAATAGTGGGCATTCTCCTCATGTAGAGGAAAATGAAAAATACCTTGAGAATGTTCGTCAATTTATAAATGGAACTTCCAAAGAGGAAGTGACACAGTGA
- a CDS encoding ABC transporter substrate-binding protein, producing the protein MKQSVQKAFSLIAILCLLFLAACSGAADPATSEDPKDGGSTDQPATTDNGDPSTMFIGLVNPPTGFNPINSGDVAAMFIQKFFQDTLLEMDGPLNFVPRLAESFESTDGQNYTIKINKDAKWSDGTPVTSHDLAFTINTIAHPKSETSQGANISMLDGLEANGKLPEGQTELSSIKIVDDKTLELKTAVPVDPNYMKEMFGLNVLTLPKHILGDVPVEDLSTHPYMQNPDVSNGAFKFVKYEKDQYVELAANTDYYAGTPELEKLFIKIMPAPNLVAQLQTGELDFNVSKGIGKIAVQDYDTVSSFEHIETSVEPTIGFQTMMYNTEKLSVEVRKALSMAVDRQLLVDKLLKGYGEYIDGPYSSVSPFLDKSVGKIDYNPEEAKKMLEDAGFDFSKPLELVVPIGNKVREQSAPIIAQSLAQIGVKTEITNYDFPTIMQKGAAGEFDLLLVGFTLTLDPDVSSVYATGATYNFMQYSSPKMDELLLKGKQEADVEVRKGIYSELQKLIIDDMPVLTLYSDHDFAGVNKRVEFGKPKTFGTHHDLQKWAISGAN; encoded by the coding sequence ATGAAACAGTCAGTTCAAAAAGCATTTAGTTTGATCGCAATCCTATGTTTACTATTTTTAGCAGCTTGTAGTGGGGCAGCAGATCCAGCTACTAGTGAAGATCCAAAAGATGGTGGATCAACTGATCAACCAGCAACTACAGATAATGGCGATCCAAGTACGATGTTTATCGGGTTAGTAAATCCACCAACAGGCTTCAACCCAATCAACTCAGGGGATGTTGCCGCAATGTTTATCCAAAAGTTCTTTCAAGATACATTGCTAGAAATGGATGGACCTTTAAACTTTGTACCTCGTCTAGCTGAGTCATTTGAGTCAACTGATGGTCAGAATTATACGATTAAAATTAACAAAGATGCTAAATGGTCTGATGGAACTCCAGTTACTTCACATGACTTAGCATTCACTATTAATACAATTGCACACCCTAAGTCTGAAACTTCTCAAGGTGCTAACATCTCTATGTTAGATGGTTTAGAAGCTAATGGTAAACTGCCAGAAGGTCAAACTGAATTGTCATCGATCAAGATTGTAGATGACAAGACACTCGAGCTTAAGACAGCTGTACCTGTTGACCCTAACTATATGAAAGAAATGTTTGGCTTAAACGTCCTGACTTTGCCAAAGCATATCTTAGGAGATGTTCCTGTTGAAGATCTTTCAACTCATCCTTATATGCAAAATCCAGATGTTTCTAACGGGGCATTTAAATTTGTTAAATATGAAAAGGATCAATATGTAGAATTAGCAGCTAACACAGATTATTATGCTGGAACTCCAGAGCTTGAAAAATTATTTATCAAGATCATGCCCGCTCCGAACTTAGTAGCACAGCTTCAAACTGGAGAGCTTGATTTCAACGTATCGAAAGGTATTGGTAAAATTGCTGTTCAAGATTACGACACAGTAAGTAGCTTTGAACACATTGAAACATCTGTTGAACCAACAATTGGTTTCCAAACAATGATGTATAACACTGAAAAATTAAGTGTTGAAGTTCGTAAGGCATTATCCATGGCAGTAGATCGTCAACTTTTAGTTGATAAGCTTTTAAAAGGTTACGGTGAGTATATTGACGGACCATATTCATCAGTCTCTCCATTCTTAGATAAGAGTGTAGGGAAAATTGACTACAATCCTGAAGAAGCTAAGAAGATGTTAGAGGACGCAGGTTTTGATTTCAGCAAGCCGCTAGAGCTAGTAGTTCCAATTGGAAATAAAGTACGTGAGCAATCAGCTCCAATTATTGCACAAAGCTTAGCTCAAATTGGGGTTAAAACTGAAATCACTAACTATGACTTCCCAACGATCATGCAAAAAGGTGCAGCAGGAGAGTTTGACTTATTGTTAGTTGGATTTACGTTAACATTAGATCCAGATGTATCTAGCGTGTATGCAACTGGCGCTACTTACAACTTCATGCAATACAGCAGCCCTAAGATGGATGAATTACTTCTAAAGGGTAAGCAAGAAGCTGACGTTGAAGTACGAAAAGGAATCTACAGTGAACTTCAGAAGTTAATAATTGATGATATGCCAGTTCTAACTTTATATTCTGACCATGACTTTGCTGGTGTGAATAAGCGTGTTGAATTTGGTAAGCCAAAAACATTTGGTACGCACCACGACCTACAAAAATGGGCAATTAGTGGAGCAAACTAA
- the opp4C gene encoding oligopeptide ABC transporter permease, producing the protein MSLPKIDVDHAQVVLKTANQEGLGKEESYLRVITTRFLKHRLAVLGLVMFLIIVLMAIFAPLIAPHDPYEVGYEFEAKPSAEYPLGTDQVGRDVLSRLIYASRVSLSVGVGAVAIYVVIGTILGALAGYMGKWVDMLIMRITDVFMSFPYLMVILVLVSVMGPSLFNIILVLGLLGWPPIARLVRGSVLSLKEMDYVKAGVALGYTTPRILLNHILPNALAPILVNATFGIAFAIIMEASLSFLGMGVQPPTASWGNMLTEAQSLTVLAQQPWLWLPPGLMIVLAVISINFMGDGLRDAVDPKSFK; encoded by the coding sequence ATGTCATTACCAAAAATAGATGTAGATCATGCTCAGGTTGTGCTCAAGACAGCTAACCAAGAGGGGCTCGGAAAAGAGGAAAGTTATTTAAGGGTCATTACGACTCGCTTTCTTAAACACAGGCTTGCTGTTTTAGGTCTAGTTATGTTTTTAATCATTGTCTTAATGGCTATATTTGCTCCTCTCATTGCTCCTCACGATCCATATGAGGTGGGGTACGAATTTGAAGCAAAGCCTTCAGCAGAGTATCCGCTTGGCACTGATCAGGTAGGCCGTGATGTTTTAAGTCGCTTGATTTATGCATCGAGGGTTTCACTTTCGGTTGGTGTAGGTGCAGTTGCTATATATGTAGTAATAGGAACTATACTAGGTGCGTTGGCAGGATATATGGGTAAATGGGTAGATATGCTAATTATGCGTATTACAGATGTATTTATGTCATTCCCATACTTAATGGTTATTTTAGTGTTAGTAAGTGTAATGGGACCAAGCTTGTTCAACATTATTTTAGTGTTGGGATTACTCGGTTGGCCACCTATTGCGCGATTAGTCAGGGGAAGTGTGTTATCTCTTAAAGAAATGGATTATGTAAAAGCGGGGGTAGCATTAGGATATACGACGCCAAGAATATTACTGAATCATATCCTACCAAATGCTTTAGCACCAATACTCGTTAATGCAACCTTCGGGATTGCCTTTGCGATTATCATGGAAGCATCGTTAAGTTTCTTGGGAATGGGAGTTCAGCCTCCTACGGCGAGTTGGGGGAACATGTTAACAGAAGCTCAATCGTTAACAGTCCTTGCACAACAGCCATGGTTATGGCTTCCGCCAGGGTTAATGATTGTCTTGGCTGTTATTTCTATCAACTTTATGGGTGATGGACTCCGTGATGCTGTTGATCCAAAAAGCTTTAAGTAG